From the genome of Ziziphus jujuba cultivar Dongzao chromosome 6, ASM3175591v1, one region includes:
- the LOC107435667 gene encoding LOW QUALITY PROTEIN: thaumatin-like protein (The sequence of the model RefSeq protein was modified relative to this genomic sequence to represent the inferred CDS: inserted 1 base in 1 codon), whose product MSLHKNNLSILTFLVLASSFASTYAAKFNIINSCPFVVWAAAVPGGGRPLNPGETWPLDVSPGTTAARIWARTNCRFDGTGRGRCDTGDCGGVLQCTGYGQPPNTLAEYALNQYNNLDFFDISLVDGFNVRMEFSPTSPQCGRGIRCVANINEQCPXLRASGGCNNPCTVFRTDQYCCNSGSCGPTDYSRFFKDRCPSAYSYPKDDQTSTFTCPGGTNYKVVFCAN is encoded by the exons ATGAGCCTCCATAAAAATAACCTCTCTATTCTCACCTTCCTCGTCCTGGCTTCCTCGTTTGCCTCCACATATGCAGCCAAGTTCAATATCATAAACAGCTGTCCTTTTGTGGTCTGGGCAGCAGCTGTGCCCGGCGGCGGAAGGCCGCTTAACCCAGGAGAAACATGGCCTTTAGATGTCAGCCCGGGGACGACAGCAGCTCGCATTTGGGCTCGAACCAATTGCAGATTCGACGGGACGGGCCGTGGACGATGTGACACGGGGGACTGTGGGGGTGTACTCCAATGCACTGGTTATGGTCAGCCACCAAACACACTGGCCGAATACGCACTGAACCAGTACAACAACTTGGATTTCTTCGATATCTCCCTCGTCGACGGCTTCAATGTTCGTATGGAGTTCAGTCCGACGTCGCCTCAGTGCGGCCGCGGAATCAGATGCGTGGCAAATATCAACGAGCAGTGCC AGTTGAGAGCCTCCGGAGGGTGCAATAACCCGTGCACCGTGTTCAGAACCGAtcagtattgttgtaattccggGAGCTGTGGTCCCACCGATTATTCGAGGTTTTTCAAAGATAGGTGTCCGAGTGCTTATAGTTATCCCAAGGATGACCAAACCAGTACATTTACATGCCCTGGTGGTACAAACTATAAGGTTGTGTTCTGCGCTAATTGA
- the LOC107435672 gene encoding protein P21 — translation MSSFKTLPVFFSLFIITFGSTYTSNIEIRNNCPYTVWAAAVPSGGGRKLNRGETWALNVNPGTEEAHIWARTKCNFDNSGRGTCETGDCGGVLECKSFGQPPNTVAEYMSVKQDVFDISLLNGFNVPMEFSPTSNGCSSGIKCTADIIGQCPKQLKTPGGCHNPCTFFKTDKYCCSSGRCGLTDLSKLFKERCKDDYTFPKDDKTRIFTCPQRTNYRVVFCP, via the coding sequence atgagctCCTTCAAAACCCTTCCCGTTTTCTTCTCACTTTTTATCATCACTTTTGGCTCAACCTATACATCCAATATCGAGATCAGAAACAACTGTCCTTACACTGTATGGGCGGCAGCAGTGCCCAGCGGTGGCGGCCGGAAACTCAACCGAGGAGAGACATGGGCTCTAAACGTTAACCCTGGAACGGAAGAGGCTCATATATGGGCTCGAACCAAGTGCAACTTCGACAACTCCGGCCGGGGCACATGCGAGACGGGTGATTGTGGAGGTGTTCTTGAATGCAAATCCTTTGGCCAACCTCCTAACACGGTCGCCGAATACATGTCCGTTAAACAAGATGTCTTCGATATATCGCTTCTCAATGGATTCAACGTTCCGATGGAGTTTAGTCCCACGTCGAATGGGTGCAGTAGTGGTATCAAATGTACAGCTGATATCATTGGACAGTGTCCGAAACAGTTGAAGACCCCAGGTGGGTGTCATAACCCTTGCACCTTTTTTAAAACAGACAAATATTGCTGCAGTTCCGGTAGGTGCGGACTGACCGACTTGTCAAAGCTTTTCAAGGAGAGGTGCAAGGATGATTATACTTTCCCTAAGGATGATAAAACACGCATATTTACGTGCCCTCAAAGGACTAACTATAGGGTTGTGTTTTGCCCTTGA